Proteins encoded in a region of the Thiohalorhabdus denitrificans genome:
- a CDS encoding PDC sensor domain-containing protein — MSSMSYLHILERYQDHRGAIAELLASLVTGIAEHRAVDDPASLQGEVHALAERYPFLDMVYTLDAQGIQTSDNMVNQGKALARTGVGADRSQRPYFRLARGTQEVVVTEPYLSATGHNLCLSAALELRDATGRARGYLVLDADLAEIVAFLLGDRERRRFQPVFKAVYSLIVAGLLAVVGVLLAFSVQELGALLPGADGGSDRALHLKPFGVIIFLTLSLAIFDLAKTILEEEVLTHKDIFRHSSTRRTITRFIAAILIAVSIESLLLMFKAALGEGEGILPAVAMMLTVVGLLLGLGVYVYLGSRAEVTLLSWQKRREEPFPAASPAAPARHPEAPGPAAPRPERALTE, encoded by the coding sequence ATGAGCAGCATGAGCTACCTCCACATCCTCGAGCGCTACCAGGACCACCGCGGGGCCATCGCCGAGCTGTTGGCCTCCCTGGTGACCGGGATCGCCGAGCATCGCGCCGTGGACGACCCCGCGTCCCTGCAGGGGGAGGTCCACGCCCTGGCCGAGCGCTACCCCTTTCTCGACATGGTCTACACCCTCGATGCCCAGGGAATCCAGACCAGCGACAACATGGTGAACCAGGGCAAGGCCCTTGCCCGCACCGGGGTGGGCGCCGACCGCAGCCAGCGCCCCTATTTCCGCCTCGCCCGCGGGACGCAGGAGGTCGTCGTCACCGAGCCCTACCTCTCGGCCACGGGCCACAACCTCTGCCTGTCGGCGGCCCTGGAGCTGCGCGACGCCACGGGCCGGGCCCGGGGCTACCTGGTTCTCGACGCGGACCTGGCGGAGATCGTGGCCTTCCTCCTGGGGGACCGCGAACGCCGGCGGTTCCAGCCCGTGTTCAAGGCCGTCTACTCCCTGATTGTGGCCGGGCTCCTGGCGGTGGTGGGGGTGCTGCTGGCCTTCTCGGTCCAGGAGCTCGGGGCGCTGCTGCCCGGGGCGGACGGCGGTTCCGACAGGGCGCTGCACCTCAAGCCCTTCGGGGTGATCATCTTCCTCACCCTGTCGCTGGCCATCTTCGATCTGGCCAAGACCATCCTCGAGGAGGAGGTGCTCACCCACAAGGACATCTTCCGCCACAGCTCCACCCGCCGCACCATCACCCGTTTCATCGCCGCCATCCTGATCGCGGTGTCCATCGAATCTTTGCTGCTGATGTTCAAGGCGGCCCTCGGCGAAGGGGAAGGCATCCTGCCCGCCGTGGCCATGATGCTCACCGTGGTGGGCCTGCTACTGGGCCTGGGGGTCTACGTCTACCTCGGCAGCCGCGCGGAGGTGACCCTCCTGAGCTGGCAGAAGCGCCGGGAGGAGCCCTTCCCGGCCGCGTCGCCCGCGGCTCCGGCCCGGCACCCGGAGGCCCCGGGACCGGCGGCGCCTCGACCCGAGCGGGCGCTGACGGAATAG
- a CDS encoding autotransporter assembly complex protein TamA, producing the protein MPPRPRPRPSAPGPPSPLRRAGALLVLALVPGLAPADPDTLRLEVDGVSGELERNIRAYLSIAELAGTEDPDPTNISRNHRAAPEEIREALQPFGFYNPDIRGSLDRDGDAWVARYEVDRGPPTIITELELRIMGPGRDDGGLARVLEDSGLKEGERLRHDRYSATKDDLLEQAVASGYLDARFTRNEIRVHPARNEARVALVMDSGPAYYFGNIRVEQDILDPAFVERLLPVERAERLTSRRLLDLQFALSDTDYFERVAVNMARQEAAPYTPEEDGAEEARIVPVEVATDPKKPRLYSIGVGYGTDTGPRLTGAVEFRHINQQGHQFRTDLFLSEVRQGLAARYRIPIKNVRTDSYNILGRITQEELGDTRNHRYLFGVSEDRGFLGWQRSLYANVSRDFTFVGDDDRDYTFLAPGGSMSRSKADDRLYPRRGWSLFFDLHGAHESLLSDASFLQGQTRAQGILPLGPQTRLLGRVHAGATRVNRVTDIPASERFFAGGDRSVRGYPYQDLGPQDADGHTIGGRYLLTGSVEVDHRVWGNFGVAAFWDAGNASNQWPPDPVEAVGVGLRYASPLGMIRLDFATPQDTIIREDLEMAPDWRLHFSMGPDL; encoded by the coding sequence TTGCCCCCACGCCCGCGGCCCCGCCCTTCCGCTCCCGGACCACCGTCGCCGCTGCGGCGCGCGGGGGCGCTGCTCGTCCTCGCCCTGGTGCCCGGGCTCGCCCCGGCCGATCCGGACACCCTGCGCCTGGAGGTGGACGGCGTGAGCGGGGAGCTGGAGCGGAACATCCGCGCCTACCTATCCATCGCCGAGCTGGCCGGGACCGAGGACCCTGACCCCACGAACATAAGCCGGAACCACCGCGCCGCCCCCGAGGAGATCCGGGAGGCCCTCCAGCCCTTCGGCTTCTACAACCCGGATATCCGGGGCTCCCTGGACCGGGATGGCGACGCCTGGGTGGCCCGCTACGAGGTGGATCGCGGGCCGCCCACCATCATCACCGAGCTGGAACTGCGGATCATGGGACCCGGGCGGGACGATGGTGGGCTGGCCCGGGTCCTGGAGGACTCGGGCCTCAAGGAGGGGGAACGCCTACGCCACGACCGCTATTCCGCCACCAAGGACGACCTTCTGGAGCAGGCCGTGGCGTCCGGCTACCTGGACGCCCGCTTCACCCGCAACGAGATCCGGGTCCATCCCGCCCGCAACGAGGCCCGGGTGGCGCTGGTCATGGACAGTGGCCCGGCCTACTACTTCGGCAATATCCGCGTGGAGCAGGACATCCTGGACCCCGCTTTCGTGGAACGGCTGCTGCCCGTGGAACGCGCCGAGCGGCTCACCTCCCGGCGGCTCCTGGATCTGCAGTTCGCCCTCTCCGATACGGACTACTTCGAGCGCGTGGCCGTGAACATGGCGCGGCAAGAGGCCGCGCCCTACACGCCGGAGGAGGACGGAGCGGAGGAGGCCCGAATCGTCCCCGTGGAGGTGGCCACCGACCCGAAGAAGCCCCGCCTCTACAGCATCGGCGTGGGGTACGGCACGGACACCGGCCCCCGGCTCACCGGCGCCGTGGAGTTCCGGCACATCAACCAGCAGGGCCACCAGTTCCGCACCGACCTGTTCCTCTCCGAGGTGCGCCAGGGGCTGGCGGCCCGCTACCGGATCCCCATCAAGAACGTGCGCACCGACAGCTACAACATCCTGGGGCGGATCACCCAGGAGGAGCTGGGCGACACCCGCAACCACCGCTACCTCTTCGGCGTCAGCGAGGACCGGGGCTTTCTCGGCTGGCAGCGCAGCCTCTACGCCAACGTCTCCCGCGACTTCACCTTCGTGGGGGACGACGACCGCGACTACACCTTCCTGGCCCCCGGGGGCAGCATGTCCCGCTCCAAGGCCGACGACCGCCTCTACCCGCGCCGCGGCTGGAGCCTGTTCTTCGACCTGCACGGGGCCCATGAGAGCCTGCTCTCCGACGCCAGCTTCCTGCAGGGCCAGACCCGGGCCCAGGGGATCCTGCCCCTGGGCCCGCAAACCCGCCTGCTGGGCCGGGTCCACGCGGGGGCCACCCGAGTGAACCGGGTCACGGACATCCCCGCCTCGGAGCGCTTCTTCGCCGGTGGTGACCGCAGCGTCCGCGGCTATCCCTACCAGGACCTGGGGCCGCAGGACGCCGACGGCCACACCATCGGCGGCCGCTATCTCCTCACCGGCAGCGTGGAGGTGGACCACCGGGTGTGGGGCAACTTCGGCGTGGCCGCCTTCTGGGACGCCGGCAACGCCTCCAACCAGTGGCCTCCGGATCCCGTGGAGGCCGTGGGCGTGGGACTCCGCTACGCCTCGCCCCTGGGGATGATCCGCCTGGACTTCGCCACCCCGCAGGACACGATCATCCGCGAGGACCTGGAGATGGCCCCGGACTGGCGCCTGCACTTCAGCATGGGGCCGGACCTGTGA
- a CDS encoding OsmC family protein, with protein sequence MADSGAPDFEVELAHRGRWAFDVDFRQEGVAHGVMDEPAPLGDQTGPDAARTLAAAVGDCLSASLLFCLRKFEREPEGLETTVRGFMTRNERGHLRVGSLEVTLRVRGLEVDTKVRRCTELFEDHCPVTSSVRQGIPVRVTVTDETGSPLA encoded by the coding sequence ATGGCGGACTCCGGCGCTCCGGACTTCGAGGTCGAGCTGGCCCACCGCGGCCGGTGGGCCTTCGACGTGGACTTCCGGCAGGAGGGCGTGGCCCACGGCGTGATGGACGAGCCCGCCCCCCTGGGGGACCAGACCGGTCCGGACGCCGCCCGCACCCTGGCGGCGGCGGTGGGCGACTGCCTGTCGGCGAGCCTGCTGTTCTGCCTGCGCAAGTTCGAGCGCGAGCCGGAGGGGCTGGAGACCACCGTGCGGGGGTTCATGACCCGCAACGAGCGCGGTCACCTACGCGTCGGCAGCCTGGAGGTAACCCTGCGGGTACGCGGCCTGGAGGTGGACACCAAGGTGCGCCGCTGCACCGAGCTGTTCGAGGACCACTGCCCCGTCACCTCCAGCGTGCGCCAGGGGATCCCCGTGCGGGTCACGGTCACCGACGAAACGGGCAGCCCCCTCGCCTGA
- the cimA gene encoding citramalate synthase has translation MTNPTDSNIEVFDTTLRDGGQSEAVSFSVEDKLHLAEALDHLGVDFIEGGWPGANPRDDAFFEAARERTLRHARLLAFGSTMRSGNTPAQDPVLSGLVAAGPDGAVIFGKAWDLHVELGLGIGLEENLALVRDSVAYLKEQLGVVLFDAEHFFDGYANHPDYALRVLEAAADGGADRLVLCDTNGGGLPAQIGAAVDAVRERLPGEVLGIHCHNDGGLAVANTLAAVEHGVRHVQGTLNGLGERCGNADLTAILPNLILKLGYRGAQLGPEELERLTATSRLVDELANRSPRNNQPFVGQSAFAHKGGVHVSAVRKDARTYEHIAPEAVGNVRRILVSDQSGRSNIVHKLQELGLLDRLEGNDAAVAQVVERIKDLEHQGYQFEGADASFELVVRRVIGDLPEYFRLVGFRVLDAKRHAGEAPESEATVMLEVGGERAHTAGTGNGPVNALDHALRKALVGFYPELREMDLVDFKVRVVSAGGGTDAAVRVLIESGDPHEHWGTVGVSANVIEASYQALVDAVTYKLAKNGRSDHLLAGGVVEQASGSGLDEG, from the coding sequence TTGACCAACCCGACCGATAGCAACATCGAGGTCTTCGACACCACCCTCCGCGACGGCGGGCAGTCGGAGGCCGTGTCCTTCTCGGTGGAGGACAAGCTGCACCTCGCGGAGGCCCTCGACCATCTGGGCGTGGACTTCATCGAGGGCGGCTGGCCCGGGGCCAACCCCCGCGACGACGCCTTCTTCGAGGCGGCGCGGGAGCGCACGCTCCGCCATGCCCGGCTGCTGGCCTTCGGCTCCACCATGCGCTCGGGCAACACCCCCGCGCAGGATCCGGTCCTCTCGGGCCTGGTGGCCGCCGGCCCGGACGGCGCGGTGATCTTCGGCAAGGCGTGGGACCTGCACGTGGAGCTGGGCCTGGGCATCGGCCTGGAGGAGAACCTGGCCCTGGTGCGCGACTCCGTGGCCTACCTCAAGGAGCAGCTCGGCGTGGTGCTGTTCGACGCCGAGCACTTCTTCGACGGCTACGCCAACCACCCCGACTACGCCCTGCGCGTCCTGGAAGCCGCGGCCGACGGCGGCGCCGACCGCCTCGTCCTGTGCGACACCAACGGCGGCGGCCTGCCGGCACAGATCGGCGCGGCGGTGGACGCGGTGCGGGAGCGCCTGCCCGGCGAGGTGCTGGGCATCCACTGCCACAACGACGGCGGCCTGGCGGTGGCCAACACCCTGGCCGCCGTGGAGCACGGCGTGCGCCACGTGCAGGGCACCCTCAACGGCCTGGGCGAGCGCTGCGGCAACGCCGACCTTACCGCCATCCTGCCCAACCTGATCCTCAAACTGGGCTACCGCGGGGCGCAGCTGGGGCCGGAGGAGCTGGAACGGCTCACCGCCACCTCCCGGTTGGTGGACGAGCTGGCCAACCGCAGCCCCCGGAACAACCAGCCCTTCGTGGGGCAGTCCGCCTTCGCCCACAAGGGCGGGGTCCACGTATCCGCGGTACGCAAGGACGCGCGCACCTACGAGCACATCGCCCCCGAGGCGGTGGGCAACGTGCGCCGCATCCTGGTCTCCGACCAATCGGGGCGCTCCAACATCGTCCACAAGCTCCAGGAGCTGGGGCTTCTCGACCGCCTGGAAGGCAACGACGCCGCGGTGGCCCAGGTGGTGGAGCGCATCAAGGACCTGGAGCACCAGGGCTACCAGTTCGAGGGCGCGGACGCCTCCTTCGAGCTGGTGGTGCGCCGGGTCATCGGCGACCTGCCCGAGTACTTCCGCCTGGTGGGCTTCCGCGTGCTCGACGCCAAGCGCCACGCTGGCGAGGCCCCCGAGAGCGAGGCCACGGTCATGCTGGAGGTGGGCGGCGAACGGGCCCACACCGCGGGCACCGGGAACGGCCCCGTGAACGCCCTGGACCACGCCTTGCGCAAGGCCCTGGTGGGCTTCTACCCGGAGCTGCGCGAGATGGACCTGGTGGACTTCAAGGTGCGGGTGGTGTCCGCCGGGGGCGGCACCGACGCCGCGGTGCGGGTGCTGATCGAGTCGGGCGACCCGCACGAGCACTGGGGTACGGTGGGGGTGTCCGCCAACGTCATCGAGGCCTCCTACCAGGCCCTGGTGGACGCCGTGACCTACAAGCTCGCCAAGAACGGCCGCTCCGATCACCTGCTGGCGGGCGGGGTTGTTGAGCAGGCATCCGGATCGGGGCTCGACGAGGGCTGA
- the acs gene encoding acetate--CoA ligase, translated as MTDETLETVLTENRVFEVPAEFAEHARIAGMEQYLDMARQATQDYEGFWAEQARQEITWSKPFSQVLDESNPPFYKWFADGTLNVSYNCLDRHIEAGNGDRPAILWEGEPGDTRNFTYAELLEEVGKLGNALKSYGVEKGDRVVIYMPMVPEAVVAMQACARIGATHSVVFGGFSAEALKDRIEDAGAKVVITADGGIRGGKTVALKKNVDRALNEGCDTVEHVVVLQRAENEIDWTEGRDVWFREIMERESADCAPEPVEAEHPLFILYTSGSTGKPKGVVHSSAGYLLGAITSMKWVFDIGEDDVYWCTADVGWITGHTYIAYGPMAVGATQVMYEGAPTVPDPGRLWSIAERTGTTVFYTAPTAIRALMKQGDEWPNKHDLSKLRLLGTVGEPINPAAWMWYYQVIGGGRCPIVDTWWQTETGSHMISPLPGAVPLKPGSCTLPLPGVMADVVDEEGNTVEPGSHHGGLLVLRRPVPSMLRTVWGDDQRYIDTYWSHFPDQYMYLAGDSATRDEDGYFWILGRIDDVINVSGHRMGTMEVESALVAHDKVAEAAVVGRPDEVKGNSIFAFVILQGKREDEDLEALREALRAHVTDEIGAIARPDEIRFADALPKTRSGKIMRRLLRTIASGEEVTQDISTLEDENVVRQLQGKA; from the coding sequence ATGACGGACGAGACCTTGGAGACAGTGCTCACCGAGAACCGCGTGTTCGAGGTGCCCGCCGAATTCGCCGAGCATGCCCGCATCGCCGGTATGGAGCAGTACCTGGACATGGCCAGGCAGGCCACCCAGGACTACGAGGGCTTCTGGGCCGAGCAGGCCCGGCAGGAGATCACCTGGAGCAAGCCCTTCAGCCAGGTGCTCGACGAGAGCAACCCGCCCTTCTACAAGTGGTTCGCCGACGGCACCCTCAACGTCAGCTACAACTGCCTGGACCGCCACATCGAGGCCGGCAACGGCGACCGCCCCGCCATCCTCTGGGAGGGCGAGCCCGGGGACACCCGCAACTTCACCTACGCCGAGCTCCTCGAGGAGGTGGGCAAGCTCGGCAACGCCCTGAAGTCCTACGGTGTGGAGAAGGGCGACCGGGTGGTGATCTACATGCCTATGGTCCCCGAGGCCGTGGTGGCCATGCAGGCCTGCGCTCGCATCGGGGCCACCCACTCGGTGGTGTTCGGCGGCTTCTCCGCCGAGGCGCTCAAGGACCGCATCGAGGACGCCGGGGCCAAGGTGGTGATCACCGCCGACGGCGGCATCCGCGGCGGCAAGACCGTGGCCCTGAAGAAGAACGTGGACCGCGCCCTCAACGAGGGCTGCGACACGGTGGAGCACGTGGTGGTGCTCCAGCGCGCCGAGAACGAGATCGACTGGACCGAGGGCCGCGACGTCTGGTTCCGCGAGATCATGGAGCGCGAGTCCGCGGATTGCGCCCCGGAGCCGGTGGAGGCCGAGCACCCGCTGTTCATCCTCTACACCTCCGGCTCCACCGGTAAGCCCAAGGGCGTGGTGCACTCCAGCGCCGGCTACCTGCTCGGCGCCATCACCTCCATGAAGTGGGTGTTCGACATCGGCGAGGACGACGTCTACTGGTGCACCGCCGACGTGGGCTGGATCACCGGCCACACCTACATCGCCTACGGGCCCATGGCCGTGGGGGCCACCCAGGTCATGTACGAGGGCGCGCCCACCGTCCCCGACCCGGGCCGGCTGTGGTCCATCGCCGAGCGCACCGGCACCACCGTGTTCTACACCGCCCCCACCGCCATCCGGGCGCTCATGAAGCAGGGCGATGAGTGGCCGAACAAGCACGACCTGTCCAAGCTGCGGCTGCTGGGCACCGTGGGCGAGCCCATCAACCCCGCCGCCTGGATGTGGTACTACCAGGTCATCGGCGGCGGGCGCTGCCCCATCGTGGACACCTGGTGGCAGACGGAGACCGGCAGCCACATGATCAGCCCGCTGCCCGGCGCCGTGCCGCTGAAGCCCGGCTCCTGCACCCTGCCGCTGCCCGGGGTGATGGCCGACGTGGTGGACGAGGAGGGCAATACGGTGGAACCCGGCAGCCACCACGGCGGGCTGCTCGTGCTGCGCCGGCCGGTGCCCTCCATGCTGCGCACCGTGTGGGGCGACGACCAGCGCTACATCGATACCTACTGGTCCCACTTCCCCGACCAGTACATGTACCTGGCCGGCGACTCCGCCACGCGTGACGAAGACGGCTACTTCTGGATCCTCGGCCGCATCGACGACGTCATCAACGTCTCCGGCCACCGCATGGGCACCATGGAGGTCGAGTCGGCCCTGGTCGCCCACGACAAGGTGGCGGAGGCCGCGGTGGTGGGCCGTCCCGACGAGGTGAAGGGCAACTCCATCTTCGCCTTCGTGATCCTGCAGGGGAAACGGGAGGACGAGGACCTGGAGGCCCTGCGCGAGGCCCTGCGGGCGCACGTCACCGACGAGATCGGCGCCATCGCCCGGCCCGACGAGATCCGCTTCGCCGACGCCCTGCCCAAGACCCGCTCGGGTAAGATCATGCGGCGGCTGCTGCGCACCATCGCCTCCGGCGAGGAGGTGACCCAGGACATCTCCACCCTGGAGGACGAGAACGTGGTGCGCCAACTGCAGGGCAAGGCCTGA
- a CDS encoding (2Fe-2S)-binding protein, with protein sequence MYVCICKGVTERQIHQAVAEGARDLEDLQNRLGASTGCGTCAEFTTECLREALEQFAPETTLPQPA encoded by the coding sequence ATGTACGTCTGCATCTGCAAGGGGGTGACCGAGCGCCAGATCCATCAGGCCGTGGCCGAGGGCGCCCGGGACCTGGAGGACCTCCAGAACCGGCTGGGCGCATCCACGGGCTGCGGCACCTGCGCGGAGTTCACCACCGAGTGCCTGCGCGAGGCCCTGGAGCAGTTCGCCCCCGAGACGACCCTTCCCCAGCCCGCCTGA
- a CDS encoding L,D-transpeptidase family protein: MRIGILAGVLLGGMTAASVHAAEKVVGNAFFRDAPPHRMVLVAKDVRSAYLVEAEDDRPRVVRRFGRILLGANPGDKRVEGDKRTPEGVYYIQRYLPEPRLAPRYGAGAFPLNYPNIVDRIRDKTGYGIWLHGVDEEDEDKTDTKGCVAFDNTSLEVLKEALDIGTPVVITGRPDLLAPSRYEERRAELLERLDRFLEARESGDHAALDALIHPDFRNDRGEDAGAYLRRIERRAAAYPQRRMDIDEVRIYKENGHRLVYDFERFRCAPDGIAFGRQRLYFTAKEGSSPRLLAAEHLERPAGPEILWRVKAFLADREAGDPENLWVRRVRPDRYVVGYDRAPADGAGRRPGMEILRLTGCPGEFRVASVGWEPLP; encoded by the coding sequence ATGCGCATCGGCATCCTGGCCGGAGTGCTTCTGGGGGGCATGACGGCGGCGAGCGTCCACGCCGCCGAAAAGGTGGTGGGGAACGCTTTCTTCCGCGACGCCCCGCCCCACCGCATGGTGCTGGTGGCCAAGGACGTTCGCTCCGCCTACCTGGTGGAGGCCGAGGACGACCGGCCCCGGGTGGTGCGGCGCTTCGGCCGCATCCTGCTCGGGGCCAACCCGGGCGACAAGCGGGTGGAGGGGGACAAGCGCACCCCCGAGGGGGTGTACTACATCCAGCGCTATCTCCCCGAGCCGCGTCTGGCCCCGCGGTACGGCGCCGGGGCCTTCCCCCTGAACTACCCCAACATCGTCGACCGGATCCGCGACAAGACCGGCTACGGCATCTGGCTCCACGGGGTGGACGAGGAAGACGAGGACAAGACGGACACCAAGGGCTGCGTGGCCTTCGACAATACCAGCCTGGAGGTCCTCAAGGAGGCGCTGGACATCGGCACCCCGGTGGTCATAACCGGCAGGCCGGACCTCCTGGCCCCCAGCCGGTACGAGGAGCGCCGCGCCGAGCTCCTGGAGCGGCTCGACCGCTTCCTGGAGGCCCGGGAAAGCGGCGATCACGCCGCCCTGGACGCCCTGATACACCCGGACTTCCGCAACGACCGGGGGGAGGACGCGGGGGCCTACCTGCGAAGGATCGAACGCCGCGCGGCGGCCTACCCCCAGCGCCGGATGGACATCGACGAGGTCCGGATCTACAAGGAAAACGGCCACCGGCTGGTCTACGACTTCGAGCGCTTCCGCTGCGCGCCCGACGGCATCGCCTTCGGGCGCCAGCGCCTGTATTTCACCGCGAAAGAGGGAAGCTCCCCACGCCTGCTGGCCGCGGAGCACCTGGAGCGGCCCGCCGGTCCGGAAATCCTGTGGCGGGTCAAGGCCTTCCTCGCGGATCGGGAGGCGGGAGACCCGGAGAACCTGTGGGTGCGCCGGGTGCGTCCCGACCGCTACGTGGTGGGGTACGATAGGGCGCCCGCCGACGGGGCCGGAAGGCGGCCCGGGATGGAGATCCTGCGGCTCACCGGGTGCCCCGGGGAATTCCGGGTCGCCTCGGTCGGCTGGGAGCCCCTGCCCTGA
- a CDS encoding aspartate kinase: protein MALIVQKFGGSSLADVGKIRHAAERVLAERERGNDVVVVVSAMGGQTDDLVEMAEALHEQPPEREMDQLLATGEQVTISLMAMALQQRGHASRSFAGWQVPVHTDDVHTKARIHDIDRENLRAELEAGGIPVVAGFQGLGPDGSVTTLGRGGSDTTAVALAAALEADECHIYTDVDGVYTTDPRIVADARRLDKITFEEMIELASLGAKVLQIRAVEFAGKYNVPVRVRSTFGEGEGTLITVEEEAMEKALVSGIAHNEDEAKVTIIGVPDRPGIAHAVIGAAAKASINVDMIIQNQGEHGKTDFTFTVPRSDYKQVMEVLDPVCKEIEAEALTGSDRIAKISVVGVGMRNHAGVADRMFEALSNEGVNIQMIATSEIKVSVVVDQKYTELAVRALHEAFELDKPVEERDHIH from the coding sequence ATGGCGTTAATCGTTCAGAAATTCGGGGGCAGCTCGCTGGCGGACGTGGGCAAGATCCGCCACGCCGCCGAGCGCGTGCTCGCCGAGCGCGAGCGCGGCAACGACGTGGTGGTGGTGGTCTCCGCCATGGGCGGACAGACCGACGACCTCGTGGAGATGGCGGAGGCCCTCCACGAGCAGCCGCCGGAACGGGAGATGGACCAGCTGCTGGCCACCGGGGAGCAGGTCACCATCAGCCTCATGGCCATGGCCCTGCAGCAGCGCGGCCACGCGTCGCGCTCCTTCGCGGGCTGGCAGGTGCCCGTACACACCGACGACGTCCACACCAAGGCGCGCATCCACGACATCGACCGCGAGAACCTGCGGGCCGAGCTGGAGGCGGGCGGCATCCCGGTGGTGGCCGGCTTCCAGGGCCTGGGGCCCGACGGCTCGGTGACCACCCTGGGCCGGGGCGGCTCCGACACCACGGCCGTGGCCCTGGCGGCGGCCCTGGAAGCCGACGAGTGCCACATCTACACCGACGTGGACGGCGTTTACACCACCGACCCGCGCATCGTGGCCGATGCCCGGCGGCTGGATAAGATCACCTTCGAGGAGATGATCGAGCTGGCCAGCCTGGGCGCCAAGGTGCTGCAGATCCGGGCCGTGGAGTTCGCCGGCAAGTACAACGTCCCGGTGCGTGTGCGGTCTACCTTCGGGGAAGGGGAAGGCACGCTCATCACCGTCGAGGAGGAGGCCATGGAAAAGGCCCTAGTTTCCGGGATCGCCCATAACGAGGACGAGGCCAAGGTGACCATCATCGGCGTCCCGGACCGACCGGGAATCGCCCACGCGGTGATCGGCGCCGCCGCCAAGGCCAGCATCAACGTCGACATGATCATTCAGAACCAGGGCGAGCACGGCAAGACGGACTTCACCTTCACCGTGCCGCGCTCCGACTACAAGCAGGTGATGGAGGTGCTCGACCCGGTCTGCAAGGAGATCGAGGCCGAGGCCCTCACCGGCAGCGACCGCATCGCCAAGATCTCCGTGGTGGGCGTGGGCATGCGCAACCACGCCGGTGTGGCGGACCGCATGTTCGAGGCCCTGTCCAACGAGGGCGTGAACATCCAGATGATCGCCACCTCGGAGATCAAGGTCTCGGTGGTGGTGGACCAGAAGTACACCGAGCTGGCGGTGCGCGCCCTGCACGAGGCCTTCGAGCTGGACAAGCCGGTGGAGGAGCGCGACCACATCCATTGA